Proteins co-encoded in one Medicago truncatula cultivar Jemalong A17 chromosome 8, MtrunA17r5.0-ANR, whole genome shotgun sequence genomic window:
- the LOC11419496 gene encoding root meristem growth factor 2, translating into MILIKNTSMACILLVLLCASWLSNARLHPQGGVVEVNGISSTKANVTTAIDGKNESVNSPSRSSFHGKRSLRTHLSDDSGFVAFTTDYHPPRHHPPKNNK; encoded by the exons ATGATACTTATAAAGAATACTTCTATGGCTTGTATTTTGCTTGTACTCCTTTGTGCTTCCTGGTTGTCTAATGCTAGGTTGCATCCTCAAG GAGGTGTTGTTGAAGTTAATGGTATCTCGAGTACAAAG GCAAATGTTACAACTGCAATAGACGGGAAGAATGAGAGTGTAAATTCACCTAGTCGATCAAGCTTTCATGGAAAAAGAAGTTTGAGAACACATTTGTCTGATGATAGTGGTTTTGTTGCTTTTACTACTGACTATCATCCACCAAGGCATCACCCACCTAAgaacaacaaatga
- the LOC11425230 gene encoding DNA-3-methyladenine glycosylase, with protein sequence MSKTNVRKQALERSTSFKDTQKILNQNFFHNKIFKKVYPIGLQKSTSSLSLSSVSLSLSQNSNDSSQADSLTPLDERISSALRLISASSHERRETAVAKTIHQQSPLVTTEPGELRRCNWITKNSDKLYVEFHDECWGVPAYDDNKLFEMLAMSGLLMDYNWTEIIKRREPLREVFAGFDPYTVAKMEEQEIIEITSNKALSLADSRVMCIVDNAKCIMKVVRECGSFSSYIWSFVNHKPIINKYKYPRNVPLRSPKAEALSKDMVKRGFRFVGPVIVHSFMQAAGLTIDHLVDCYRHSECVSLAERPWRHI encoded by the exons ATGTCTAAAACAAATGTAAGAAAACAAGCTTTGGAAAGGAGCACAAGTTTCAAAGATacacaaaaaatattgaaccaaaatttcttccataataaaatcttcaagaaaGTGTACCCTATTGGACTTCAAAAAAGCACTTCTTCACTATCTTTATCTTCAGTTTCATTATCTTTGTCACAAAATTCAAATGACTCTTCTCAAGCTGATTCTTTGACTCCATTGGATGAAAGGATTTCATCAGCACTTCGTTTGATTTCAGCTTCTTCACATGAAAGAAGAGAAACTGCAGTAGCTAAAACTATACATCAACAAAGTCCACTAGTGACTACTGAGCCTGGGGAATTGAGAAGGTGCAACTGGATCACAAAAAATAGTG ATAAGCTATACGTAGAATTTCATGATGAATGCTGGGGAGTTCCAGCTTATGACGACAA CAAATTGTTTGAGATGCTTGCAATGTCTGGATTGCTCATGGACTACAATTGGAcagaaattataaaaagaagGGAACCACTTAG aGAAGTTTTTGCTGGATTTGATCCTTACACTGTTGCCAAAATGGAGGAACAGGAAATCATAGAGATAACATCAAACAAAGCACTTTCTTTAGCTGATAGCAGAGTTATGTGCATTGTTGACAATGCCAAATGCATAATGAAG GTTGTTAGGGAATGTGGATCATTTAGTAGCTATATATGGAGTTTTGTAAATCATAAACCAATAATTAACAAATACAAATACCCAAGAAATGTCCCATTAAGGAGTCCAAAAGCAGAAGCTCTAAGCAAGGACATGGTTAAACGTGGATTTCGGTTTGTGGGACCAGTGATAGTGCACTCTTTTATGCAAGCTGCAGGATTGACCATTGATCATCTTGTAGATTGTTATCGACATAGTGAATGTGTAAGCCTAGCAGAAAGACCTTGGAGGCATATCTAA
- the LOC120577550 gene encoding secreted RxLR effector protein 161-like: MEFTEVAEGLVMHQMKYASDILKRFNMMNCNPSSSTAETNVKLAMNEEEELVDPTLFKQIVGSLRYLYNSRPDIAYAVGIISRFMSEPRVSHLLAAKRVMRYIKGTLEFGILFPRCLDENSMELIAYSNADWCGDKQDRKSTSGYLFKFLNAPISWCAKKQLVVALSTFESEYIAGCMTACQAVWL, translated from the coding sequence ATGGAATTCACTGAAGTTGCAGAAGGATTGGTAATGCATCAAATGAAGTATGCATCTGATATATTGAAGAGGTTCAACATGATGAACTGCAATCCATCATCATCAACTGCTGAGACTAATGTAAAACTGGCgatgaatgaagaagaagaattagTGGATCCTACACTATTCAAACAAATTGTGGGATCACTAAGGTATCTATACAATAGTAGGCCAGATATTGCATATGCAGTAGGAATCATAAGCAGGTTCATGAGTGAACCAAGAGTATCTCACCTGCTAGCAGCCAAAAGAGTGATGAGATACATCAAAGGAACACTAGAGTTTGGCATTCTATTTCCTAGGTGTCTGGATGAAAACTCTATGGAATTAATAGCTTACTCTAATGCAGATTGGTGTGGAGATAAGCAGGATAGAAAAAGTACCTCAGGTTACCTATTCAAGTTTCTGAATGCCCCAATTTCATGGTGTGCTAAGAAGCAACTAGTTGTGGCATTGTCAACCTttgaatctgagtatattgcAGGGTGTATGACAGCATGTCAGGCAGTATGGCTTTAA